The Gossypium hirsutum isolate 1008001.06 chromosome D07, Gossypium_hirsutum_v2.1, whole genome shotgun sequence genome includes the window taaaataggaaaataatcgaatgtACCAATGAGAAAGATAATACCCAGAAAAGAATCCACttattattatgaatctaaattaaacgatttattcacttgtgccttgatccgtagaaatccctaaattatgttaatatctttttcgagagtaagaaaaactgactctaggttgattaattgaaatttctttctaattaaaactcctagtgtcgcattaactcaatatatggattcccctattagatttgactctaatctggtagatttaagttgtcctatttctaggattgcatgcaactccattcaattatgctatatctactcttaaacagggacttttgttCCACTGATTaagcatattaaacatgaattaatatcttgaaaatactaaaacatgaaataagcatacataattgagaacaagaatcaagtatttatcatgtaactcagaaatcaaataataagattcatcataggtttcatcttccctaggtatctagggaatttattTCATCATCCTAAATAGAAACATTTCAAAGTTAagataacaacaagacataaagaaactcaataaaacttctaaAAAGTTTAAATGGAGATTTTGAATGCTGAAAGAGATCTGCTTTTGAGATGATTCCGATGGCATTCTTTGAGTCTTTTCTTCAGTCTTCTTTGTATATCCCCTTAAGTCCtcttttaattgatatttatagactttaaaatgctcagaaagcctaaaaattgggttttttcaCGTAATTGGAAAGCAGGGTATGTTAtcgacatgggctggcacatgggcgcgtggccagcctgtgtggaagtggtcaggccgtgtggaacCTGAAAACAGTTCTATTTTATCTGGTTTTGGCTCATTTTTCACTCTTTTAACTCTCAAgtgctctcttaagtatagaaacataaatttcaaggattaggagcatcaaattcactaatttatgcaattaattatccaaaaacacattaggaatgggattaaaatatgttacttttatagcttatcaatgATCTTGTATATCAACTTCAGTATCTAGTGAAGATCTCGAACTCAATAATTGTAATGCCTCAATTCGATGAACCAAATCTGAATCTAGGGTGTTACTGCTCAAGTTTATATGTAACTCACTCAATTATACAATTTTGCATTCGATTACAActgtttaattataatttcatctaaAGAATACATAAGTGAATAATACGAGAATTCAATTGGTATACACAGAGAGTTTATTTACAACTACGATTGAATGGGTGATAGTAACTTATATGTAAAAGAGTTTTAATGGTAATCTTATGTTCTTTAAGTAGTTATTATTGCTGGTTCATGAAGCATGTCTGAGTCTGAAACTTCAAACTATAGTGGGTGAATATCAAGTGAGTCTCTACCTGACTCTTATGTGTAGAATGTTCAAgcagaaatatatatatatatatataacatatgatGAAATCTATGATAATTGATAAGTATAAGTATAATAAAGATGAGATATGTGTTGTGATGATATGTATAATGTTCTGATGAAAAGAATGTTAATTGGTAAGCATGCAGGTAAAGTTTGATATACGAAAAATATGAATCAATCAAGAATGCAAACAAATCTGGGTAAGTAAATGTTGAGTAATGTCCCTTTGCTATGCCTCCGGTAGGGCAGTTAGATTGCTAACTAGATTGGCagatcataatatgaaattaagtGTAAGATCATGAGGTTGAGACTCATGGCATCGTATGATATGAAAGTGCTCATGGTGTAGCCTCTAGTAAGATGAAGACTGGACTAGTAGATCACGATATATGAATGAGTGTAAATTCATATGGCTGAGACCCATGGCAAGATATGTCTATATGAATGTTTTATGGTGTAGCCTTCGATAATATAAATTGAGCTGGCAGATCATGACACATGAAATTTATGTATAAACCCATGAAAGAGAAAACCATGACaccttttttgaaattttgtcgGGACAATAAACACGTGATTATGTATGATGCATTGATTGCGTATTCTGTTTGGCTCTTTGTGACGTACTCTGCTAAGTCtgtatggtagaatatgaatatCTGCTCTTATGGTATGTTCTTGGTATTGTTGAGTATTTTATGATAGATTTTTCTTTGATAAGGTTATGATATGTCCTAGattaatttgtttgatttagatttGTATTATAATCGAATAAGATTTAAAGGAAGTTCTTGAAAAGAAATATGTCTATGTATGTTCAAAAAGGGGTATTTGCCATGGTAATCTGTTGGTTCTGAATATAGGCGTATATATATAGTCATGAAACACATAATAAAATGTCCATTTGAGGTTGTCTGCGTTATATAGTACATAAATTTGAGTATTCAATATCTGCCATATCTAAATAGTATTAGGTTTTACTTTGAAATCTTATGGAATCTGAGCTATTTGGTATCTTGAGTAGGTTTGTGATCGTAATAAAGATGTGGATAATAATTCTGAATGATCTGAATATTTCATTATCAGTATAAACATGTATTGAGTTTTAACTAGAAAGTGATTTGATTTGGTAAACTGATGGTATCCAACTCATCGTGGGAATTCATTCGCTAATGAACAATATAAGTGATCTGTTTTGAAATAAGTGTATGTGTGGAAAAATAGTCTGTATGAGTGGGCTCTGAAGGCATATTATTTGGAAAGGTACTTTTGTAGTTTCAAGAGAAAGAGAAAAATTATGGAATGTTCTAGAAGAATTATAAGTTAATCAGGTAGATAAGAGAAAACTGGTATATTAAGAGTATGGTAGTTGGCGCGTATAAGTGTAAGTTTGAAATTGTGAAAGTATACGCCGAAATAGAAGTAAGATGTTATGAATGGTAGCTAGTGCACAAATGTTCTTCTAATATTATAAAAGCATCTATTAGGGTAACTCTGTGTTAactctcactaagttcttttgaacttagtGTTATGTTTATGTTTCAGGTAGTATGGTATGAGTTTGCGCCAAGAGGGGCGACGCCAGGACTATGCCAAGGAGGCGACAAATTGGGTTATTATACATACAATGGAAAAGTGGCGTATTGTAGGACTTTACCTTAAGAGTCAGTTTTTAGTAAATGTTTGTATTATAATGAATTGTAATTGGTCTgatgtaatattttatttctaaaatactttctgttttttctttgatattaagtttgtaaatgaaataataatgaaaaatattttaagtatAGAATGTCTGTTAATTGTTTTGAAACTTTGTTATATATTGTTTGTGTCACACCCGACATCCAAACTTGATGAATTGGGTCTAATTGAAAGCGTTACAAAGACTATCTCTTATGAAGAATACATGAAAGCTCAACTAGACCAACAAGCAGGAGAGCTTTCTCAAACTCATAAACCCTCCATTGAAGAATTAATGCCACCACCTGAAGCCATGTCTCAATTACCCAATCTAATTTTTGGTAGTAATGGGGTAGATAATTTTGATGAACCGACCATTAATTGATGTTCCTAGAGCAGGAGAACAATAGTACAAGAATCCTCATATTGATGTTGAGGCCTCATGTGGTGTTGAGAAGAGAATAGCTAAAGTTGATGATCTTCTTGCTCATCCACCCATCCCAAAGTAAGAACtaatattgacttgaaatttatgcatataaatagattgtaatttattaaattttataaaagaaaggttttacaataataatatcaaatttgtTTTTATCTTTCTCTTTAggctttttttaaataataaaaaaaaattaattaattacaaaaatggaTTGGaggataaattatttataaaaatgggTTGTTCGTTACAGTGCTCGTCGGTGCTGCCTGACACATCGGCGACACCATTTCCATTTCCCAGCCAACCATTAGCTAATCATTAGTGTTTAAAAAAAAGTAACTTTTTGGTGCCGCCACTATGTTAGGCGACACCgctatgtattttttaaaatagtcgTGAAAATACAGGCGTACCgatggaaaaagaaaacaaaatattttaatggTGCTGCCAGACTGTTAGGCAGCAACaatgacttttttaaaaaaaattcctatgtcagaaaaaaaaaacattgaaagagaaaaaaagttgaaaaaataatGGGGGAGCCCGTGATCGATCAATCACGTCGGCGGAAGAGTGTCAACTTGGTGCCGCTTGGCTGTCAGGTAAAATAATTAATGTGCCGgtaaaaatttgttattttttttcacaAGTATATTTATAAAGTTTCGcgacatttttatttaattgtcaACTAATGTGGTAATTTAATATGGATATGGTGAGTACCTCCTCGAAATGAGCgtatacaaaaaaaaagttattcaTCTTAGATactaaatatgtaaaataaaaataaaattagattttactttaataatattAGATGTTGCtgaaaaaatataattacataCAAATAATTACAAGCTAACCTTATAAACTCGAACTTGATTTTTGAAGTCTAAAACACAAatctttattcttttcttttctgttttctcCCTTCTTAGTAAATGCAAaattttttcttctcttcaaCAGAAAGCAAAAACTTCAACTCAAACAAAAGACTTAAATAGAAACACAAAACATCAATAGAAGCAAATTTTTGGTTGGGGTCAGGTATATATACTAGGTGGTGCCGCTGGAAAACTTCACGGGACCATCAGTGTCACCTGACAAGTCGGCGACACCactaataaattatcttttttcatttcacttttttttcttgacaacctttttattaaaatatattattgcTGTTTGATAGATTGACGACaccaattagaaaaatattttttaaaaaatacgtaCGGGTGCTATTAACACAAAAGCAATAGCAAAagaaattcttttttaaaaactaaTGATTAGCTAGAAAAAAAGAGTGATGTCATCGATGTGTcagacaatatatatatataaataacaaactatccattttaataaataattaattcccgtaattaattaaaattttatattatttatataaaaaaaaaacccttctcTTCAAGATTCTCAAAGCAACATATATTTTTGTGCATCACAAAATTCATTCTGTTTCCATTATCGATTTCCTTCATGTCCCCTGTTTTGATGACAGTGATTTTATTGTGAGAATGACAACTGAACCTCTAACTTATCCACCGGGTAAGATAATACTtgacttttatttttcttctggaAATTAATCCTATCCATCATTGCTACCAACCTCACTGCACAAATTTCACCTTCCATTCTTTCATTCCAGATGTCCAACCTCATTACTCATGGAGATGATAATTGAAATATTGGCTTGAATaggttattttaaaattttgcgtATAATTTCTCatcattcatttatttaatgTACATTAAGTAATATTCGatcaaagtctaaaatactttttaatgtctaaatattaatattataattttctgttttttaatttaaatttaatattttactttaaataaatttaatttttacgtGATATTTTTCATTGGCCAAAATATGTTATGGGTTATTTTTTATTGGCCAAAGTTGCCAAACGGAACTTTTTTTAACTGacagttaaaaattaaatagaaaatagagaaaattaatactttaaataccaaattggaaaaaaaaagtttagttgCTAAAATGAGAAAATATGTATACTTTAAGTACCAATTTGAACCAAAACAAAATTTATAGACCAAAGTGAGAAAACTGATATACTTTAAGAACCAAATGATACTAAACCTTTAAGAAATggcatgaaaattattttttcttttacatcTCAACTTTCAACAAAATATTTCAACTATAAGGAAgttcttaaaatataattttattaaacattatttcacattttaaaacaataaaggttaactttatcaaaattttaccttttttccTCAAAAAATTGgtcttattatttttttgataccgttcaagtttattttaaaatttatgtccaaaattatttcttttaataatattatttctaaAGTTTAAAATTACATCACTTAACAAAAGTGTTATTTATCTCTGCACAcgatatttatcattttatttaattttttaataatataaaaattaaaaataatttatttaataataaatggattaatttgATTGTATGTATATGATAGGAGGACCGCCAGATACATTGACCCAAAGAAATATAATAATTACTGTTGCCAGTTTCAGTTGCCGGGCACACACTGTCTCTTTTAGATTACAGATTCAAAGCTTTCCGCTCCTTGGATTCTTTATCTCTCTAGTTTATCAACAGAATTCAGCTTCTCTCTCTATTTTCCCGAGAAAATTCAGCCTTTTTCTCTAATTTACCAAGACTAACGAGTTTACTTCTTTTCTCTATTTCTCTCTTATTCTTTGCAAGAAGATCCCCTTTCTTTACCAGGAATACCTTCTTGCCAAGGGATCCACTCTATATTCTTCATTCTAAGAAAACCCAGATTTCTTTCTATTATTCTTTTGAAGaaagctttattttttttttaaatccatggCATCAAGCTAATAACCCCCCCCCCTGAATTCAATCAAAACCTACCTTTTGTTCGTTGATATTCTTTATTGAaaagcttcttcttcttcaaaaataaaaatcaatggcTTCAAGGGAAGTATCTACTATGATAAAACAAGGCTTTATTTCGGACCCAACACTGTCTTTATCTTCCTCTCCATCAAGAACAACTTCTACAACCACCACCTCAAAACTCTATTCTCCTTcctcttctcctcctcctcctcctcaaaCTGAGTCAACTCGCCCTATTCCCAATCAAACCCTCTTTGAAATGATGTCGGAGGAACACCTCCGTGACTCCAAAGCCATTGAAGAGTCTCGCAAAAAGACGCAAACCCGAATTGCTAAATTCCTCGATGAACTCAAAACCCGTAGCTCCAACGACTGGGGGCTTAGATCAGGTGATGTAAGGCTCACCGTAGTCTCTAGGGATGGGCATAGAGTGTCAATGGATGTGCACAAAAGAGTTTTATCTGAGAAAAGTAGGTTCTTTGCTGAGAAGTTGAGTCAAAGGAAAGAGAAAGGAGTTTCTCACACTGTGGAAATCAGTGAATGTGATGACGTGGAGGTTTATGTGGAAACTGTGGTTTTGATGTACTCTGATGATTTGAAGAAGAGGTTGATTGGTGAAAATGTTAACAAGGTCTTGGCTTTGCTTCAGGtatatttctttctaattttgCTTTCACCTTCATGATTTGTTTGGATTGTTAGAAAGTTCAGATAATTAGAGATTGTTTGGTTTTGTGCTTCAGTGTTCAATGACTTAAAGGAATCATATCCGTGAATCTCTCTGCAAATGTAAATTTCTTGTGCTTTTCCCTGCCTGCTTAGGTAGATGAGTTACTTTAACCAAGTAAAGATAAATTGCAGTGAGGTATATAATGGTTGACAGTGGAAAACTTTTATATTGATGAGCTTGAAATGGATGTCTGTTTTTTGGCATATCTTCTTGTATCTGCTGTAGTGAAGCATTTGTAATATTAGTGCTTGTTGTAGGTTTCTGCGGCCATtatgtttgatgctggaattaGTTCGTGCTTGGAATATCTGGAAGCTGTCCCCTGGTCCGAGGATGAAGAGGAGAAAGTCCTATCTCTTCTCTGCCAACTTGAGCTTCATGGCTCGATGACTGAAGTTCTTCAGAGAGTATTATCCGAACCATCTACTTCTATGAGAACAGATGACATCTTCTTGAAGCTACTTAGTGGTGTTCTTCAAGCAAAAGATGATAAAGCGCGTCGAGAAATGAAAACTCTTATTTCACGGTTACTCAGAGAAGATTCGTTTGATTATAACAGCCGGTTTGATGTCTCCAAAGATACCCTTTATCATCTTTGTCATAGATGTCTTTGTTCTCTCGTGCTTTGCTTATCTGAAGCTATGTGCATGGACAGCAGCAGGCAAGATCGAGGAGTTTTAATGGCTGAAATAGCTCGAGAAGCTGACAATTTGCAGTGGCTAGTTGATATTCTAATCGATAAAAGGATGGCAAATGACTTCGTGAAATTGTGGGCAGATCAAAAGGAACTTGCAGAACTCCATTCCAGGATTCCCACCATGTACCGACATGAAATCAGCAGGATCACTGCTCAACTATGTATCGCAATTGGTAGAGGAAACATCTTGGTGCCCAAAGACAGCCGATTCTCTCTGCTGTCAACATGGTTGGACGCTCTTTACGAAGATTTTAGATGGATGAGAAGGGCTTCTAGATCTGTAGATAAAAAACTAATTGAGGAAGGACTCGGTCAGACAATTCTTACGCTTTCGTTGCGGCAACAACAGGTTATTCTGCTCAACTGGTTCCATCGGTTTCTGAATAAAGGGGATGACTATCCCAATATCCAGAGAGCATTTGAAGTTTGGTGGAGAAGAGCCTTCATTAGACAGTACGGTGACGTGCCTGATAGTTCTAACATGCAAATAACCATCTGCAATTATCCAACCTGAAAGTTATGTCATTGCCATACAAGAGTTATAGtcgaatgcatacatatatgaATGACATTCTTTTGTTGTTTTTTCTCATCTTATATCCATATTATTTTCCCTcacctgatttttttttttttttttgcttcttaCTGAAACTTCTTATCTTCAATTGCTGTCCAGGTGACTGGTAATGGAAATTAAAAGATTGattcataaaaaattttgaagatGTCAAATAGGCTTAGACTTAGACCCCACTCTTTCAAAGTTATACTAATTGCCAAAGAATAcaaatttcatgaaaatattaTCACAACAAGAAGACCAAAATCTTGCAAATTCAACACTAATTTCGGAATAGATCATATTGATTTGGCCAACAGGGTTTGTGAGCGTTTCTCATAGCGGAAACCATCTTTCATGGAGTCATCCGCTGACCAAATAAATATGCCATGAAGTTTCCCCTGATGCTTCAGCCTGCGACATGCCATAAAGAACCCACTTTCCGGAGACAACCCTCCGCTTCCATCGGTGCCAAAGCTCACTAGGACCTTACCACCTCTGTAGTTAGAGCTCTGTTCGTCGAAGTATTTCAGGAATTGAGAAATATTTGTACCCTTTTCATAGGCGTAGAACTGAAAGTTAACGTAGTCTATGAGATGCCCGTACTTCCTCCACAAGGCCAAGTAATGGGGTTGCACGGAATCATCATTATAAGGTGCTATTGATGCAAATGAGACCACCCCATTTTGTTTTAGGAAGAAAAGAAGTCGCCCAATGCACTCAGCGAATGTGTCAGCATCTGCATGGAAGTGTTCATAGTCGATATCTATGCCATCCAAATGATACTGTCTTGATATATCTGTTATGGAATGAATGGCATTTCTAACCCAGGAATTGATTGTTTTAGGGCTGAAGTATACTTTCTCATTGTTTGCTATTGTATCGCCTCCTAGACTCATAGCTACCTTCACATTCCGATGAT containing:
- the LOC107954065 gene encoding chitinase 2, producing MDSCMLVVSLILEIIFIALFSSHPVVAANSKLFREYIGAEDKGVTFSDVPINEDVDFHFILSFAIDYTTSSSSPPSPTNGDFRVYWDTQNLNPSHVSSLKTHHRNVKVAMSLGGDTIANNEKVYFSPKTINSWVRNAIHSITDISRQYHLDGIDIDYEHFHADADTFAECIGRLLFFLKQNGVVSFASIAPYNDDSVQPHYLALWRKYGHLIDYVNFQFYAYEKGTNISQFLKYFDEQSSNYRGGKVLVSFGTDGSGGLSPESGFFMACRRLKHQGKLHGIFIWSADDSMKDGFRYEKRSQTLLAKSI
- the LOC107954063 gene encoding BTB/POZ domain-containing protein At5g60050; translation: MASREVSTMIKQGFISDPTLSLSSSPSRTTSTTTTSKLYSPSSSPPPPPQTESTRPIPNQTLFEMMSEEHLRDSKAIEESRKKTQTRIAKFLDELKTRSSNDWGLRSGDVRLTVVSRDGHRVSMDVHKRVLSEKSRFFAEKLSQRKEKGVSHTVEISECDDVEVYVETVVLMYSDDLKKRLIGENVNKVLALLQVSAAIMFDAGISSCLEYLEAVPWSEDEEEKVLSLLCQLELHGSMTEVLQRVLSEPSTSMRTDDIFLKLLSGVLQAKDDKARREMKTLISRLLREDSFDYNSRFDVSKDTLYHLCHRCLCSLVLCLSEAMCMDSSRQDRGVLMAEIAREADNLQWLVDILIDKRMANDFVKLWADQKELAELHSRIPTMYRHEISRITAQLCIAIGRGNILVPKDSRFSLLSTWLDALYEDFRWMRRASRSVDKKLIEEGLGQTILTLSLRQQQVILLNWFHRFLNKGDDYPNIQRAFEVWWRRAFIRQYGDVPDSSNMQITICNYPT